TTATTAAGAAGTTGAAGATTCCCAACATATATGGTGTGTATTTCAAATTTTACAAAGTGATAGTAAAAAAGATAATGTAGAGCAAGCTACATGTGTAATGTCATTTCCACTAGATAGAGTCTTTAGGACAAGGACAAGGTTCAGCATTatgttgatgatttttttcctttactgcCCCATTGCAGGCAGCAGCCAACAGCTGCAATAAAGACATGCACGTTCTGCAGTGCCATGGAGAGGCTGACCCCCTCGTACCTCTGGTGTTTGGCTGCCTAACTGTGGAAAAGTTAAAAAGTGTTGTTAATCCAACCAATGTCAACTTCAAGACCTATCCTAGAATGCCACACAGTTCCTGTCCTCAGGTCAGTATTGCAGTTGGTGATCAAGTCAGGGCAGTCCCTAATAACTTCAATTATTGACTTTatagaaatgaaacatttacacactcatatttcagaattatttaacatttagtTTAATGCAGAATGTTAACCAATGAAATTAGATGCACCATAAGCACTCTGTGGTGTGGCTGTGGTGACTCAAAAGATTATAGAGAGATTAGAGTTAATCGTAAGTATCTAACATGCTGTCATTGAAATAACAGACCTGAGGTGTTGGGAGTGTTgattttgtgatgtcatttctccCACAGGAAATGGTGGATATCAAACAGTTTATTGAAAAGCAGCTACCTCCAATCAATTAACTTCACAACAGTGGCCTTTTAACCATACACCAGCACCAGCTCTGACTGAACCTGAATCCTTCAGAAGCTCTTAGATCCTCTAGATCACAAAAACGCATTTGGTCAACGCCTGCTGTATTGTATGTACTACATTTTGCCTGtcatacagatacacaaactTGCGGCTTAGGGGAGGCTGTAAGAAAAGAAATACCATTTCATGGTCTTTTAAACTATGGGAGAGCTGCAAGGAGTCTTCAGTATTTGAATGGCTAGTGTTGTGCTGCAACTGTTGTGGATGTAACTATTAACtattaaaaagccatttcttCCAggtaataaatgcatttgattatCTAATATTGTCCAGTTTGGAAATGTTACTCTTAATTTATGTGAATTTACAGTAAAGTACACTACCAAAATGTCTAGACATCTAAGTGTTATATATTGTAAATGGTTactaataacaaatgaaaattaaacagaTAACGGATAATGTTGACATTTGGGTGTATGGATGTCCATTCGTTAAAGAGGGCTAAGTACCATTGCAGGTGGATTATTGCAGCTGATTTGCAGTGCCATGCAtgtttattcatacccctgactaaAGAACAAACAtattgtaaaggaaaaaaaaagtactaaTGAAAGTAAACAATGCTTTACTCTTAATAGCATTATACAGAGCAAATTCAGATTGTTTACAGattataatttttaattaatccaGAAAATTTGAGGGTCATTCTTATTCAGAAATTTCAGTAatccaaaaatgacaaaataaacaatacattcTGGGTAAAAAAATATCTACAAAATTCTGACTTGAGGTTCTGTGGAAGTTTCTGGCTTCCAAGTGCTTCCGTTTCCCTGCTAGTGTAAAAGGaggtaacacacacaaaagagatTTATTGACATACATTATCATGGTTAAGGTCAAAGAACTTTCTGAAAACTGCAGGTAAATCATCATTGACCTCTGCAAGTTGGATTGTGGCTATTATGTTTTGGTGTTGTTGAGCATCTGTGGTTCCTGGAGGCCTTGTTTAGATAGTGTTATGAATCCCAGTACATATCAGGACATTTTGTCTAGAAACTTGGTTCCCTCTGCCAATAAACTCCAGCGTGTCTGAAcatggacattccagcatgtCATTGATCCAAAGAATTCCTCCAAATCTGCAAAGAAGTGGATTGATCATCTCAATCCCCAGACTTTAAGCAATCATAATTTTGTTGTTCAAACTCAAGAGAGCAACTCAAAAACCAAAATCTCAGGAAGACCTAGAGCAATTCTGGGGGAAATTATGCTCAGAAGTGCCATAACTACATAAAACACAAGTTACTGTAACCCATGCCAGAATAtgatttacaaacaaaataaataaataaataattacaaggatgtgaataaatgtgacatttttgtttcctaaagtaaaattcattatttgttcatGTATTTGTAAACAATCCAAATGTGCTGAATGCAATGCCTTGAAGATTAAAATAtagctatttttaaaacaaaaagatcaaatgtttacattttatggCATGTTTTCATTCCCATTTGTTCTAGGATATGAATAATAATTGAGTACAGTCTACACAGGCATGAAACAACTTGCCATTATCACCTTTGTATAGCAGAATCAATGTATAAGAAAAATTATTGAAATTTTACATCTTAGCTAATAACATTTACTGCACTGTTTAATTATTCGTTTATTGAGTGTTTTATCTGCTTTTTGATCAAGACTTTTTATCTTAAGATTAATCGAGGGCTGCTGATTTACTGCTAAATAGTACAGTAACGCTTGCGTTTACTACCGGTAGCCTATACACATGGCGGAGTCAACTGTATGTATATCAGCATTAACACACGACGGGGGATTCAAGCGAAGCTCTGTCCATGGTTTCaagtgacaaaaatgaaaagcagaacaaccagaaaatggagagaaatgtgCAAAACGCCAACGCAGCCGACAACCGCATACTCTTGACCGATTTGTGGTCACAGTAAGGCACGTAGGTTATCGATTTCTTTCCCGCAAATCGCCATTTACTTGCGTGATCGAGGGATGGCTAACGACTTATGCTGATGGCACACGTCGCCATCTTATGAAGTGTACCCACGGCATATTTATAGAGAATTATATGAGTTTTCTGACCGTTCCAGCATTCACTGCAAATAATTTCTTACTTTAAAcattatgcatttcattattcgttgaatgcaaaacaataaattcaaaaatgtacaCCACCACAGGGTGTCGAAATTGCTGGAATGCGCGTGTGCAGTGAGCCTCAGCGTGGCTTCAGTGCGGTTCACAGGAAAACGCGTGTCATCCCTGCTGTACTCAGTAAGGTAGATCGGTGTTCCTTCCTCTTGGTGATTAGTTTGGCCTGCTTTGTTTGTGGTTGCGCTTGCTCAGCCCGCCGATGTGTTGTGCGTTCCCACGGAGGTGGCTTTAGATTGAAcccttatttatatattttggtTTGGATATAGTataacataaaagaaaacatgggaaagaaagaggaagaagacatTATAAGGATCGCAAAGAAAATGGATAAGATGGCGCAGAAAAAGAATGGGGTGAGAAGCAGTTTGAGGtggctgtgtttgcatgttggAGCGCCGCTCCCGGTCCCCATTCATCGAATGGAGATGGGTTGGCAACATACTGATCTTGAAACAAGATCCGAATTGTTCTCATGgttatctttaaaaaatcaaaaatagtAGTTACTTATGAGCTAGACTACATGCTCTGGTAAGCGTAGCTAATGATCCGTTTGAACTTGCATCACAGCGACAGACGCGACAGGACACCGACCCCGACGGTGGCTTGTTGCTGGGCAGTATATAGCTAtcttgctaactagctatgtaGCCAAACAGTTATGGGTGTTTTGTTAGCAGTAAGTTAATGACCTTAGGTGCTTTGTTCAGCCATTGTCAACATGGTCTAGCTGGTAACGTGCAATCGTATTGCTGATAGCTCGCCAATAGGTAAAATTGAAGGTAATGAGGGCCTCAGCGATCCTCGTGTGTACAGCTCGAGTGAAGCCGACATAACATTTTGTGTCGCCGAGCGCGGCGCACTTCAGAGGTGCCTTTTAGCTTGCTAACCGGTTAACTAACATCGACGTGTGGTTTGTTAAAATTGACAATATGGTTAAATGTAACTGCTTAGATAACTGTGCTACACACTGTAAAACATCAAATTAGACCTAGTTAGTAGCCAGCTGCTTAGCTAGCTTGCATGATTTCACAAGATATAACGAATTATAGAAGTCTTTGATAACGTTAGCGACTTCAGTTGAcaattagctaactagctaatgtttGTTATCGATAACTAGTTATTTGTTCCTTATGATTGTGAAGCTGACGCGAGAAAGAACGATTATGTTTCGTACGACATGATCATACAGTAACATACGTTTTTTTATGCTAATTGAAGTTGCATGTGACTGTTGAAAAACTTGCCCCCTGGTGTGTCACCTTAACCAGCTGGCTAATTAGGCTGACATAGCGGCTCTGTATCTGTAATTGCAGGCTGGCGCCTTGGACCTGCTGAAAGAACTGAAGAACATTCCCATGACTCTGGAATTGCTACAGGTAACGTAGGTCGTTTGCAAGCAATGCGCGGCGCATGTGCATTtcactattatttttttaaagaaaatgtattaaaatgactCTGTATTGTCTTTTCCAACATTAGTCTACCAGAATAGGGATGTCTGTGAATGCCATTCGCAAGCAGAGCACGGATGACGAGGTTACATCACTAGCCAAGTCACTCATCAAATCGTGGAAGAAGCTTCTAGGTAAGCGAattcaggtttttattttcttttaaagcgATAAAGTGGCATTTTCAGTTGTATACAAGCAATGACAACATACATGCATTTGTGCTTGatcaaaatatttacttttggCTGAAGGTGGCTTGCTATCATAACGTCATTTCTCGTCTTGCAGTATTAGGCAGGTCGTGTAGATTTAAATGATATCCttattgttttgatttcctAGAGTTTTTGTGATGATGTTTATGTTTGCGTTTTTATTCATTTTCGTCTAATCATATTAATTAGCTTTGCATTTGGCACTGTTCCCTGAGTGTTGCCTGCCAGATAGTCCTGTTTTCCCCATGACATATTGATGACTTAAGAGAACTTAGCTGCTTTTGttctatactgtatgtattgcCGCTAGCTCCCCTAAAGATATGTCCAAGTAGCAATTCCTGTAAGTTTTACTTGATGCAGTGTAGATGAACCCCATCCACGAGGTGCACATAACTAGTTAACATAGCTAACAGAATTTAATGTCAGAGCTTGAACTCAGTTGTGTGGATCTTAACTGTTGAGAGACTGAACATCTCATGTGTCCAGTTATTAAACTGGACCACCGTGCACCACACTTTTTCCTCGAAGATGCGGTGCACCTTCCTGTTCTCAGCGTAACTGTCAGGTAGTGAGCAGCCGTTGACCCATCagcccagcagagggcagctgATGGGTCAACGGCgaggggtgacagtgtagcatagtggttaaggagcaggactcgtaaacgaaaggttgccggtttgattccccgctgggacactgccgcTGTATctttgggcaatgtacttaacccacaattgccttagtaaatatccagctatataaatggataacattgtaaaaaaaaacctgtaactgatgtaagtcactctggataagagtgtaatgtaatataatgaagaCATATGGGGGGAATAAGATCTTAATAAGTATCTTCATGGTTTGTGTTCAGTGTCTTTGTGTTACTACTCTCACGCCTCGGGATACATTGACATTGCAAACTGACacaaatataacacatttttagccagtatatgtgtttgcatgcatgtatatatttatgtatacaaATGTGGATATATTTGTGcaccagggtttccgctaggattttttcttgccagtccgttgtctggaaagaatttattttactggacaaatttgaaacctactggtcacgtttcaataacagtctatgttacaaacgaATGACAACGatctcaaatcagtttgactatttaatgaacagtaacgattgagcaaaacaaCTGTAACATTGAAGATTAAAATatagctttttttaaaacaaaaagaaaaaatgtttacatttctatGACATGGTTTCATTCTAATGTCTgtaattcgattctgcagagagaagcccctctctggTGGCACGCTTGATacgggcagaacacagccaattttagccagtgtagcccagttgGGGTACAGCTcactgaactcataaataagcacttttCAAGCTGTTGCAAAAGTGAAACCCCCATAACCGTGGAGCGCCATCATCACTGCCACTACATCTCGTCGTGCGCACTTGGCGTCAATGAGAGGTGCGGTTGCTGATTCAGTCGGTtgttaataggctgttttgctgtcaaaacactGTTTAGGTATAGCCTTTGTTATAGCTATGTTTTttatgagcattattactggacatttcgaccggcaagtttttaatttatcgtttttttataaattttaccaggcaacCCTGTTGTGCACACAACTGTACATACTTAAGGGCAGGAGACTTTGATAGCATGTAATCATACATGCTTATTCCACTTGGGTGTGGACGTTTTTCCTCTTATTTCATTGGTCCGTTGACAGATGAGCCAGGGGGTGGCGACAAGTCatcagaggagaagaaaaaggaacCTACAACTCCAACTGTCTCCTCTTCACAGAACAGTCCTGAGCCAAGAGAGGAGAGGTAGGGCTGTCGGCTTGCTAAACTGAACTTGATCTTACAATTAATGTGGCAAGCCAAACTGTATGCATAACACAAAGGCTGTTCTCTGGGGCCAAAAGAATATTTGTAGTTCACATTAAAGCTACTATTTCACTTGTTCTGACTGTAtgctgaaatttattttcagttttctggaaaaaggaGGTATTTAAAATTTCCCATGTGGAAGACGTTTTTTAATCGGAAGCATCAAGAACATTTAAAGCCGCCGGTCCTTAGGTGGATGATTTGTATAAATATCCCGTAAGGCCAATCCAACATTCTGCCAGGGGAACGGCCTTCTCGCAGACCTAGAGCCTCGTCATCCAGTGAGTGACTCAGAACGTGTtctctgcagcagctccagcagcaacTCAAGCAGCAAAAGCGAAACCAGCGACATCACGCCCAACACGCTGATCACCACCTTCCCACGAGCACCGAACACGTCCGATTCTGTCAGGAACAAATGCAGGGAGATGCTGTCCAGTGCCTTGCAAGCAGGGAGTAAGTTCCATCACCACCGCCACGCCCCCGTCCTTTTGCAAACACAAGAAAGCAGGGTTGTCTGAGTATTCAGAGGAGCCAGTTTCATTATCGTTTTATTTGGGGAAAGAcctgtttgttcctgttttgaagAAGCCAGTCTCTTTGGCAGTAGATGGTTATGTTGTAACTAGTCTGTGCATGCTGAGTTGGTCAAATTACAGTGGCTCACGGCATTTTTCACTCTTCCATTTTGGTAGACTTTATGCTGTTAGtcattactttttttcctttcagatgaCTACATTGCCATTGGTGCTGACTGCGATGAGCTTGGAGCTCAAATTGAGGAATATATCCTTTTTGAACTGAAGTGGTGTTTTGAGAGATGACTTCCATGGCATTCACTGGCAGTCTTCTCATGTCATGTTAGCTTACAGGTAGCCCTTTGTTAGCAAAGCTGCATTCTAGCCTTCCAGAGTTTGTCATAGATTTCAGCAGATCAGCAGCTCATGAGCGGATTTGGGGTTTTTCTGCATAACATCAAAAATATGTGATAATATGTGTCCGTGTCAGATCACTCATGTTTAGAgctctttcatttttaagcCCGTCTGTTTCAGCCAAGGTGTATTGTCGCCATCATGTCAGTCCATTTGTATGTCTGTGGCTGGTACCTCTTGTCAGTAACGCATGAGTTGATACAGCTGTAGTGATGATACGTATGCCATACATGCATCTCATGAAGTTCTTGGATGAGTTCACACATGGGGACCTTGACCTGCTTTTCAGGGTCCCCATccatgaaaaactgaaaatttgtaTAACTACAGTAGTTCAATAACCACCCAACTCTCCGCACAAGAATATTCAGGATGAAGCTATCAATGTCAACATGCTCCTTAATAATTTAGCACGCATTTTCCAGGAGTTTAAAAACACtgatatgaaatacaaaaaccGAGTTCGGAGCCGAATCGCCAACCTGAAGGATATCAAGAACCCCAGCCTGCGGAGGAACGTGCTGTGTGGCAACGTGCCTCCCGATAGGATGGCCCGGATGACCGCGGAGGTGAGTGTCCAAGCTGCCCATTGGACAGGGTTGGCATGCATGGCCCACTGAGGGGATCTGATCACCTCTGCCTTCCCGGTCGCAGGAAATGGCCAGTGACGAGCTGAAGGAGATGCGCAAAAACCTGACCAAAGAGGCCATCCGAGAGCACCAGATGGCCCGAACGGGCGGCACTGAGACCGACCTGTTCACTTGTGGCAAATGCAAAAAGAAGAACTGCACGTACACCCAGGTATGGGCAAGTCATAGGACAGTAATGCCCTCACTGGGTCCtgaatttgtcatttattgCAGAAATGAGACAATAGTGTAGTGACtaataaaggaaaaaacatgatATTATTCAGTTAAACATTACATCGTATTATTGAGAAGTAAGATATTCAAGTTCACATATTGAGACTAGTGCCAACTAGTGCAGAActgttgtttttgcagtttttttgcaCCCCTTTAAAATAACATGCCACTTTGTCCCatacattgttattgttatgttgTTGTGCCTTATGTAACACATACAAACTTCGATTATGGGCAAAAAGTTGTTTTCACTTAAGATGATATATCAATGGATCTTACTGGTTAAGTTTAAGTTAAGTGAGTTAAGTGTGGGCAGTGCTGATATCGGACATCAGGTGTTATTGTGAACAGAACTCCCTAGAGCCCCTCCTCTATGCCCTGTACAAGACTAAGCTCATttctgtgggaaacactgcGTTTATTGTTTTGCTTAGTGTAATAGAGTTGATTAGAATTGAGTGTTAGCATTAACTTTGGCTTTCCGCTCGCTTCCCACAGGTTCAGACCCGGAGTGCTGATGAACCAATGACCACATTTGTCCTCTGTAATGAATGTGGCAACAGGTGGAAGGTAAGGCATGTCATGTAGTCTAATGGGAGAATTTGCAATAATGTTTAAATGGTTTTGATTCCTTTACAGTCAACATTACCTAAATGTTATAAACTGAGAttgcttcattttttcagttgtaatAACCCTacttttctgttatgttttctgTAATGTTGCTATGGTCATACGTAATATCCACACTTGTGATCTGTTCACTGAtatgaaataacaataatgttttaTACTGTTCAGCATTTGACGAAAGCACTATAACgtgtgccagtgtgcaacatTGCTGATTTGGTTCTCTCTCTTGTAGTTTTGCTAGTCGGAAGACGAGAGCCCACGAAAGAGATGCAGCAAGACTGCCGGACCACAGGACTTCACTTTGTACCTGTCTTTGTAAACAGAAACCGTTTGAAAGTTCACATTTAGTGAAACTTGCAGAGTGGACAGCCACAAAAGAAACCACCACTGTTTTTATTGAAACCATCTTGTTCATAGACGCATTTCCTGTATTTTAAGTATACATTAGGTACAGCTGTCAAACTACgattaatgttaatgtgtttttcttttactgtcatttttttatatgtagTTTGACATTAAACTTTGATCAATAAGTACCGTTTTGCGCCATTGTATCCTTAAAAAATTAATTGCCGTCTTTGTTAAATTTgctcacagtaaaaaaagaatcaaagtGAAgtgaattgtttatttttagaagtTAAAAACACTTATGTTTACAGCAGTTCATCCTTTTGGGGAACACAGGAATGTCCTCAAGGCTTGCAGAGGTTATCCCTTTCTAACGTGCAAAATTAGTACTAGTCTGTTGTATGACTTGTTTCCATGCCAAGCATGGTGTTCATGTACTGCTGCCTGTTAAAGATTTACTCTGGCAAGGGTTGAGGCTTATTTTCAAGAACATCACTTTTCCTGTTGAAATTCATCAGAACTAGTGTTATCATTAGATAGACTATAGCTTGCGGCctgttgaaatatatttgtaaaaccttgagaaatttcattatttcacacaTGAACTGTGCGTGTCCTTTCTCCTGGTGTTTGTCAGAATAAGTAGCACCAAAATGGCCTGAAAAagccatttcattcatttttctcattttagctgagtcaaaacaaaatgatcttGTCTGACATACttaattacacaaatataaaattgaTTACAGCACATGATTAAATAGAATCACATGGATTTAGCCAGTAAGTGACAATAATTTTCTTATTAGATGACATTCTGTTGTGGCCTTTTTTGTCAAACAGATGTTCCTCTGACTGGAATTACAATAAAGTAATATTGttgatattttaatgaaatgctcCATTTCAGTGTCCAATGCATTTAGTACCTAATGTGGAGTTGGGAACATTGTCCAAGAAAGTCttgagtgttttctttttttccacataaataTAGGAAGTATTTTTGAATgttaactgaaaatattaacaagCTGATTATTTTTCCAGCTGTATTTTCTGCACATGGGAGCATTCTTTGTGGGGATTTACATGTATCACTTCAAGaaatatttactcattttttgTCAAACCTCTAATTTTTGGTGTGAAACGACAAGTCACATTTATTTTGGCTGTTTACCTCAGGGTGGCCAGTCTAAATGAGATGGTCTGAGGGCTGTGAATTTTAATCttatgcattattaatgtaGCCTAGAAGCTAACAATGGCATGGTGAATGCAGCATCTCTCCTTTATAATCTTCCCAGGTGCAACCACTTCAGCGCTGAATAAGAGGCTGTCTTCTCATTACCTTTGGTCACAAATGCTGCCGGCAGGGACTGAGCGGCACCAAGTTCTGCAGCTTCTGTTCCCAGTGTTGCTTTGTTGAAGCCGTGTTTATTTGGTATCTCTAATATACTCCTAATTGGTACTGTTCAATTTTAGGCAACGATCGGCTTTGATTCagtttaattgatttttgtCTGGCTTTCCTGTAGTTCAGCTTTATTCTGGGAAAAAGGCCTGTTTAGAATATAATTTGGTTATTGCAAGCATCAAATGACATGTGTCAACAAATGTGTCATCACCTAACTGCTCCATGTATCTCAGGACCTTATCActtgaataaaacaataatgcaAAATCACAGTCCTGCTCTTTTAAGGAGCGGCGGGGAAGCATGTGGCAGCAAGCCACCCAACCCGTTCCTGTGCTTCTTGTGTCCCAAGTTATTGTAAAGAGTTGATTGTTGCGCATGTGTTTCCCTGGAGGTTCGGTAGCACTTATGAGTACACTGCTCCAAAACCCGCTAAGCGATCGACTTGCAGTCAATGCTGGGAAGTCCTGCTGAGCAACAGATTGCTTTTTCTGTCCAGTTGGACTCGTACACTGAGCAACAACGCTGCCTGGCCACATACCGTATTCACTGTATTCAGTGTCTGAACCTCTCATCATTTTGTGTCTGTTCTTGAAATTTCGTTACAATCAGATGGATAGAAGTGATCGAAGTGAATTCGGTTTCTTGTTTTGATAACTAAAAAAGAGTAAATGACTTTTAAAACTTACTGTTAGTCATTAGATCATTGTGAGACCattgtctgctctgtgtttgtaatTGCATTGGTGGTCTCTACTCAGTGTTTGTATTCTGAGAAAACAGATACAGGACTACTGAACGCTGGATAAAATTGtgctttattatattttaaaagaattgCAATGCCCACATTGTCAATTCAGTGGTAAAATATAAACCAAATACTATAAACATACACAagttattaattaaaaatgtatctctTTGTAAActctgattttaaaataa
The nucleotide sequence above comes from Megalops cyprinoides isolate fMegCyp1 chromosome 2, fMegCyp1.pri, whole genome shotgun sequence. Encoded proteins:
- the LOC118772879 gene encoding transcription elongation factor A protein 1-like isoform X2; protein product: MGKKEEEDIIRIAKKMDKMAQKKNGAGALDLLKELKNIPMTLELLQSTRIGMSVNAIRKQSTDDEVTSLAKSLIKSWKKLLDEPGGGDKSSEEKKKEPTTPTVSSSQNSPEPREESSSSNSSSKSETSDITPNTLITTFPRAPNTSDSVRNKCREMLSSALQAGNDYIAIGADCDELGAQIEECIFQEFKNTDMKYKNRVRSRIANLKDIKNPSLRRNVLCGNVPPDRMARMTAEEMASDELKEMRKNLTKEAIREHQMARTGGTETDLFTCGKCKKKNCTYTQVQTRSADEPMTTFVLCNECGNRWKFC
- the LOC118772879 gene encoding transcription elongation factor A protein 1-like isoform X1, producing the protein MGKKEEEDIIRIAKKMDKMAQKKNGAGALDLLKELKNIPMTLELLQSTRIGMSVNAIRKQSTDDEVTSLAKSLIKSWKKLLDEPGGGDKSSEEKKKEPTTPTVSSSQNSPEPREESSSSSNSSSKSETSDITPNTLITTFPRAPNTSDSVRNKCREMLSSALQAGNDYIAIGADCDELGAQIEECIFQEFKNTDMKYKNRVRSRIANLKDIKNPSLRRNVLCGNVPPDRMARMTAEEMASDELKEMRKNLTKEAIREHQMARTGGTETDLFTCGKCKKKNCTYTQVQTRSADEPMTTFVLCNECGNRWKFC